In Castor canadensis chromosome 6, mCasCan1.hap1v2, whole genome shotgun sequence, the genomic window AATTGGGACTACCCATGCattcatctttaattttctgtAAGACTTAGCATAACACCTTATAGTTAGGGACAGTTATTGCACAATAATTAAAAGCATGCCTACTTacagtgtgactttgggcaaacttaaactctgtgccttggtttccccatctaCAAAATGGATGTAATAATGAAACCATAGACtgctataaggaaaaaaaaatggcctAACACTTGGAAAATCCACAAAGCACATAAAAGCTCAATAAGTACTATTATTAGCAAATCTGTGTTGAAATgtaatactaatttttaaaaggcgATTTATCCAACAAACCTGACACTATATTTATGACTGAAAATTAGTAGCTTTGCGGAAAAGTTTTTTTGGGGGTGTGTCTTACCCAGGGTTTGAAGCCCATCTCTGTATAGTTtcttcatcatcaccatcacacaAATCAGCAAAAGTTGCTTCTAAATCTTCTAACTGATGAATTCGAGTATCAACAACATCTACCAAatcatcctttaaaaataatgaaaagcttAGGTTATATAGTTATTCTTTCCAAAAACAAGTGAAATCctataataaaaattcaattgattaattaaaaatgacttctaagtactaaacacacacacacacatatacacacacacacacaacttggaCAGTTCTTTGCAATCACTCTAATAAGCTACAATATATTGTTAGATATATGATGAACAGATAAAACCCAGAAGAAACTGAGGGCAGATACCTCGGTTAGGTTACTAGCAGGCTTTTTAAACTGGTAAAGCTCTTGTAAGATTTTGTACTCCtcctagaaaataaaacaaaagaacctAAGGTTAATTTTCTTCAATGGTGTGCCTGTGACACAGGAGAACATCTTAGATAATGTTCATAGGTTTGTTTGGCAAACCTATGACTCAGTCTGTTTTATACTTTATATAATGtccattttatatttccattgtAAATTTCTTCAGTGCAACTCTATCCAGCTGGGAATGACAGTAAAGTGTAAAAATTAGTTCTGGAAGAAGACTAGGTGGCTAACAGGATATGAGATAAAAGTATCTCTAATTATATCCTGTTATACAAATGGATATATTCTAGACCTAAATAGACATTAGCTGTTATAGGAGATGTTCATTCTTTAATGATGACAACAGAAAACTCCATGTTCACTGTCCAGCCATTTCTCAGCAACAGAAGAGAACTCTGGAGCACAAAGGTAACACCAGAGGCAGACTGACAGACACAGAACCTGAGTTAGGAGACTCTATACAAGGGAATAAAGATGTCTGCTATACCCAGACTTTGTAGGAAAACGTCTCCCCTTGTCTAGCATAACTAGAAAGCTCCAATAGATAGAAGGATGCATATGGCCTCAATAATCTTATTTAGGATTACTTCCAGGAAGAAGTTACATTGAAGGGCTAAATTTTATTAGGCTCAATGTTGTGTCCTTAGTGTTTTATGATCATAACAATCCTATGAGTTGGGTCtgattaattagttaattaattttgcTGTGCTGTAGACTGAACTCAggcaggaccttgtgcatgccaggcaagcattctaccacggAGGTACCTGACTTACTGGGCATGAttattattcccactttacaCTTGAAGAAACTGCAGGTCAGAAAGATGAAGTACctttctcaaggtcacagagctaataAGCAATAGATAAAACAAACAGAACTTAACTTTCTACTATCtttatgatattaaaaatataccTACTAAATTATAAGGTATAATGCAGGTTGAGTGTCTTTTATCCAAAATTCTTGGAACTAGAAGTATATAAGATTTTggagtggtttttttttgagttttgaaaTATACGTATAATCTTATTGGTGCACCTCATAATAGTGCtcaaaatttttgaattttgaagaaCTTTAGATTTTGGATTAGGAAATGTTCCACttgcatataattttaaaagattaaaaacaaaagaagaaaatatatgaaagagaATGTGGCCTCTGAAAACTAAGATAATTAAATATCTTGCTATTGGTTCTAGGAAACTATCTGGCTGTTGGCTCTAGAACGCTTGCTATCCCTAATCTACAAAGGTGAATACAGTACTCAACATTCATCTTTTCAAAATGCCATATTTACCTGAGTGAACATTTCTTTGAAGGGAttcttgacagaaaaaaaatctaagtcaatatctaaaacaaatgcatctcCTTTCTTTACCATTTCCAGCATTTCACCAGTGTTGGCCGTACTGTGGCACTGCTGGCTTTCAGAAGAACATGGACATGATGGCTCTCGGCAAGCTTGGTCACTTTTCTGTGTCACTGTGTCCTTTTGCAGTCCTTCTAAATGAGAGTCACAGTTAGCAGAGACAgcattttctgcatcttccaGTGCTAGTTTAGGCTTCTTTGCCGATGACACTGCAGCATTTTCATCTTGATTGTTACAGAGTTTGTAAGGTTTTACCATAATTACATCCAACTGTAATGGTTTTTGGTTCTCTAACTGGTCTTCAGGTACATAAAGACCATCACTTAGGAAGTAATGATCTGTACTTGTAACTctggaacagaagaaaaaaacattttaaagaagaattgtcAAACCAGCTGATATTTCACTGTGGCATCACAGAAATACAAGACATATTTGACAAAAACTTGAGAGATGTCTTTATATTTGTACTTCTTGTTCTGTAGAAACTGTATTCTCCAAATTCTTAGTTGGCATACAACTGATCAAGTAAAAGATTGCATGTTTTTAGTCTATCTTGCAGCTAGATGTGGCTAATTAGGTAACTGCTGGTCATTggttataaaaggaagaaaagtgcaTGGAGCCTTGTTTTCCCCCCCTCCCAACTGGCACCTGAACATGGAAGTGGCAAGTTATTTCAGACTATGAGGAATCCAGAGACGGCAGAACAAAGACAGAAGGAACTAGGGTTCTCTTAACTGTAGAGCTGCCACATAGGCCTAGGCTATGTGTGGTGAACTCTatcagaaagaaataaatttctcttgtctAGGCCAGGACTACTTTGGTTTCTCCTAGCTGAATCGTTatccaaaaaaaatcacttacaAGAAAAATTACAACTGCAAATAATTTCTCTTAATAGAAACTTCCTCTGACCTATTTCAAAGCTTTGTTAAACTGTATAATCATAGTATTTTTAACACGAAAAGCAACTTAAAAATGCATACTCCAGGCCagtgcccagactgcttgggaaaatgcagaccacaaggtgagctaagcagcacacggtactcccacagacaaccctgggccagatcagcatagccccccggacagactgacccccacccagggaaaaagaaaaaaacaaccgaataataagcagtaacaacaaaaaagacatgcagcaaagagggcactgtaaataaacaagctgggcgggagaaggcaggagcggcggcacatgcccagcaaccagtagcgggaaagcttgtaaaagtggtggtgggaggaaaactccacaggagaggggggaagacccacttcccacgtgaactgtaaataaacacacaggcctgaaaaagtgggtgcagtgtcacctcccccagtgtgctttgaAAGGGGAAAGctaggggaaagcttgtaacagtggtggaTGCACCcaagagaactctaagtaaacaaagcctgaggggccaggtgagtgttaagctcactcctgagacctgcataaataaagcctccagcaacagcaggctgacagcagagggcaggcaagccacagctgcagatagccattcacagaactgtctccagactctttttttttttcctccctttctttgatgagacaataaccaaactacacctgcatgctgaaaaacttactgaaactgtattgcatttgaactcagaacactttatggtgtttttatttttttttttggcttttttcccctttgatgagacaatgacagaactacttctgagacaccatctccaggattggaggctgagggactaaaaccaaaattattaagactgaaactttattgcatttgaacttggagatttatttatttatttttaattaattaattaattattttattttctcaatcctctgtctgtctctctaatgcctgttcaacttagtattgattagtacactatctttccctatttatatctttgaaacttttttgtttgtttttttaacttatttgtttttccctctttaactttgctttctctcttctctcacgCTTCCATTCtgaatatcaccattgttattattacaagctagaaaatacttaattgcacacagtacagggacagtaacaacaccaaggacaatgacgggaagacagaaaaaacagggaaaccagtttccgcacagcaaaaaattagtacaggaaccagaaggaaatgaagaaaacagatactcagatccagactccaacaaaatgaagataaactatgccaaaggacccaatgaagcccacaagaataatttaaaagaagacatactacaagtactcaatgagaattttatagagatgatactggatagggtcaaccaaaacgtacaggagacactcaagaaattccaagacaacaaaaatagggaatttgaaaaagcacaagacataaaagaaaccacagaagccctgtataaacaccaaagtgaaacaaagaacacgattaataaagagataaatgaactcaggacaaaaatagacaacattaaagaggaaatgactcaggatatggaaaacctcagaaaaagaacgaaacagaactgcaaaacaaaacagaaggccaatccagcagaatagaataaacagaagacagaatctcagaactcaaagatgaaatggtaattaaaggaaaaatagaagaactattaattaaacaactcaagacccgtgaaaacaaaatgcaaaaactcacggactccatcaaaagaccaaacctgagaatcatgggcatcgaagaaggagaagaggtgcaagcaaagggaatgcgtaatatattccacaaaatagtaacagaaaatttcccaaatctagagaaatctattcccatatagatgcaagaggcctccagaacaccaaacagaccagaccaaaatagaactaccccacgacatatcatcattaaaacaacaaatacagagacccaagaaagaatattgaaggtcgtaagagaaaaaacaaataacatacaaaggtaaacccatcaaaatcacagcagacgtctcaacagaaacattaaaagcaagaagagcttggggtgagatcttccgggcactgaatgaaaataacttcaatcctaggatattctacccagcaaaactatcattcaaaatagatggaacaataaagtcttccatgataagcagaaactaaaacagtatgtgaccacaaagccaccactacaaaagattcttcaagggattctgcacacagaaagtgaaacccaacttaaccatgaaaagacaggcagcatgaaactacaggaaaagaaaaagcaagacagtagagagtaacctcaacttaggtacacacaaccaaaccttcaaacaactaagacaactaaatgacaggaatcaccacatacctatcagtactaacacttaatgttaatggacttaattcccccatcaaaaggcaccgtttgatgaaatggattaaaaagtaagatccaacaatttgttgcttagaggagacccatctcactgacagaaataagcataggcttaggatgaaaggctggaagaagatttaccaagccaatgtcccccaaaaacaggcaggagtagcaatacttatctctgacaaaatagacttcaaacctacattgatcaaacgagataaagaaggacattccatactaataaaaggggaaatagaccaaaaggaaataataatcatcaacctatatgcacccaatgtcaatgcacccagtttcatcaaacataccctgaaggacctaaaagcatattattaactccaacacagtggtcatgggagactttaacaccccattatcatcaatagataggtcatccaaacaaaaatcaataaagaaatcctaggtttaaaatatacaatagatcaaatggacctagttgatgtttacagaatatttcatccaacttctacgcaatatacattcttctcagagcctatggaatcttctccaaaatagatcatatcctagggcacaaagaaagccgcagcaaatataagaaaatagaaattataccatgcattctatccgatcacaatgcaataaaactagaactcaacaacaaaagtaaagacaaaaaacatgcaaacagctggaaactgagtaactcattgcttaatgaacaatgggtcactgatgaaataaaagaggaaattaaaaagtttctgtaagtcaatgaaaatgaaaacacaacctaccggaacctatgggacacaggaaaggcagtcctgagaggaaagtttatagccatgagtgcatatattaaaaagactgaaagatcccaaatcaatgacctaatgatacatctcaaactcctagaaaaacaagaacaagcaaatcccaaaacaaatagaaggagagaaataataaaaatatgagctgaaatcaatgaaatagaaaccaaaaaaaatacaaagaattaatgaaacaaaaagttggttctttgaaaaaataaacaagatcaatagatccctggcaaacctgattaaaatgaggagagaaaaaacccaaattagtagaattaggaatgcaaaaggggagataacaacaaacaccatggaagtccaggaaatcatcagagactactttgagaacctatattcaaataaatttgaaaatcttaaagaaatggacagatttctagatacatatgatcatccaaaactgaaccaagaggaaattaatcacctgaatagacctataacacaaaatgaaattgaagcatcaatcaagggtttccccaaaaagaaaagtccaggacctgatggattctctgctgaattctatcagacctttaaagaagaactgataccaaccctccttaaactgttccatgaaatagaaagggaaagaaaactacctaacacattttatgaagccagtattacacttatcccaaaacaaggcaaagacacctccaaaaaggagaactgtaggccaatctccttaatgaacattgatgtaaaaatcctcaacaaaataatggcaaaccgaattcaacaacacatcaaaaagatcattcaccacgaccaagtaggcttcatcccaggaatgcaggggtggttcaacatacaaaaatcaacaaacgtaataaaccacattaacagaagcaaagacaaaaaccacttgatcatctcagtagatgcagaataagcctttgataagatccaacaccatttcatgataaaagctctaagaaaactaggaatagaaggaaagtacctcaacactataaaagctataaatgacaaacctacagccagcattatacttaacggagaaaaactgaaaccattccctctaaaatcaggaaccaaacaaggatgtccactatctccactcctattcaacatagtagtggaattcctggccacagcaattaggcaagaagaaagaataaaaggaatacaaataggtaaagaaactgtcaaaatatccctatttgcagacgatatgagcctataccttaaagacccaaaaaactctactcaaaagctcctagacaccatcaattgctat contains:
- the C6H5orf22 gene encoding UPF0489 protein C5orf22 homolog isoform X4: MSDSTGENARLRRYPELPVWVVEDHQEVLPFVYRAIGSKHLPASNIRFLHFDSHPDLLIPVNMPADTVFDKETLFGVTSTDHYFLSDGLYVPEDQLENQKPLQLDVIMVKPYKLCNNQDENAAVSSAKKPKLALEDAENAVSANCDSHLEGLQKDTVTQKSDQACREPSCPCSSESQQCHSTANTGEMLEMVKKGDAFVLDIDLDFFSVKNPFKEMFTQEEYKILQELYQFKKPASNLTEDDLVDVVDTRIHQLEDLEATFADLCDGDDEETIQRWASNPGMESLVPLVQSLKKRMEVPDYEMVHQAGLTCDYSELPHHISTEQEIEYLIQSVYYLLKNLPKPTLVTIARSSLDDYCPSEQVDIIQEKVLNVLRSLYGTLDTHLVYSAESSPS